ACTACCGCCACCTACATCAATATACAGGTAGTTTTTGCCCTTATCAATATTGATCTCGGCATGGCTGGCATAAATAATTTTAGCTTCCTTTTCGCCATGGATGATCTCGAGGTTAATGTCGGCCTCATCCTTTATACGTGCAACAACTTCCTGCCCGTTAAGTGCCTCGCGCATGGCCGATGTGGCGCATGCCATGTAAGCGCTTACCTTGTAAACATCCATCAGGTTACGAAAGGCCTGCATAGATTTGATCAAATCGGTAGCCTTTTTGTCGGATATGTGTTTGTTTAAAAAAGCGTCATCGCCTAAACGTACAGGCACCCTTATCAGCGTGTTTTTTTTGAAGGATATAGATCCGTTGTTCTCTATAATATCTGCTATAAGCAGCCTTACAGCGTTCGATCCCACATCAATGGCAGCGTATCTCAATTTATTGTATTTTTGTTTTTAAGGTAGTTGTAAATGTCTATCTGGGCGCGTGTAAGCGTTTCTTCTTTTGTTTTTTGGTATTTATTTACACTTGTACCGGTAATTTCGCGGGCCTTTGTATTATCGCGCAGTTGTATATCAATAATATCTCTCACCTCTTTTTTAAGGCTCTCGTCGTATATTGGGAAACCAACTTCTACCCGGTTATCTATATTACGTGTCATAAAATCGGCCGAGGTAAGGTATATCAGTTCGTTGCCACCATTGCCATAAATATGAACGCGCGAATGCTCAAGGTATTTATCTACAATGCTGATGATCTTAATGTTTTCGCTGCAGCCTTTTACACCGGGTATCAGGCAGCACATACCACGAACGATCAGCTTTATACGTACCCCGGCGTTACTTGCCTGGTATAATTTTGCTATAAGCTGTTCATCGGCAAGGCTGTTCATTTTAAATATCATGTAGGCCTTTTTACCTGCTTTAGCCAGCTTTATTTCGTTATCAATAAGCTGGTATATGTTTGGCCGCGAATCTATTGGCGATACAATAAGGTTTTTTAAACCTTTGGGTAAGGTGTTTTTATTTAGGGCCCTAAATATGTTAACCAAATCGGCGGTTATTTTTTTATTTGCGGTAAGCAAGGTGTGGTCGGCATAAATAGCAGCCGTTTTCTCGTTAAAGTTACCGGTAGACAGGCAGGCGTAGTAAGCCTGCTTGCCTTTTTCCATACGGGTTACCAGGCATATTTTTGAGTGCACCTTATAACCATCCATGCCGTATAAAACGTTTACTCCACCCTCCTCCAGCCTGTTGCTCCAGTATATATTGTTCGATTCATCAAACCTTGCGCGCAGCTCCACCAAACAGTATACCCGCTTGCCATTTTTAGCGGCATTAATAAGCGCGTGAATGATCTTTGAGTTTTCGGCCAGGCGGTATACGGTTATGCTTATTTCTTTAACCTTAGGGTCGATAGCTGCCTCGCGTAAAAAGTGTATTACATAATCAAAAGACTGATATGGCGTACTGATAAGGAAGTCTTTTTTGGCTATCATCCCCATCAGGCTTTTACCAAACGACAGGCCATCAACCGCCAGCGGCAGATTTTTGGTGTATTCAAGGTCGGGCCGGCCTACATTAGGAAAAGCGATAAAGTTTTTAAAGTTATGGTAGCGGTTGCCGGGTATCAAATTCTCTTTACCCAGTTTCATTTTTTTTACCAGGTAATTCAGCATTTCCTCGGGCATTTCGCCGTCGTATAACAGGCGCATTGGCTTACCCTTGCTCCGTTTTTGTAGGCTTTTGGCTAAAGCGTCAATGAATTTTACGCTTACTTCTTTGTCCAGGTCAAGCTCGGCATCGCGTGTTAGCTGTAACGAGTAAGCTTCGATATTGTCATGATCGAAAATAAAGAAGATGTCCTCTAAATTATATCTGATGATATCATCAAGCAGGATAATAAACTTCAGGTTGTTGGTTTCGGGCAGTACCAAAAAGCGGGGTAAATTATCCGGAAACTCTATTAGCGCGAACCTTGATTTTTTACCATTGGTAAGCTTTACAAAAAAGTAAATGGCCCTGTCGCGCAATTCCGGCATCGGCAGGGTGTCATCCAGCATTATGGGTACCAGTGTAGATAATAGTTTTTCCCTGAAAAAGCTTTTTACAAATTCGCCACGGGTAACGTTTAGCTGTTTATCGTTCAGCAGGAATATCTTTTCTTCAGCAAGTTCTTTTACAATAATATCTTCGTACAGGTGGTTAAACTTGCGCTCCTGCTTTACCACTATGGTTTTTATCTGGGCCAGTACTTTTTTGGGGTTGTAACCTAAAATTTCTTTTGCTTTCTCGTTTAAGTTGGCCAGGCGCGACAGCGTGGCTACCCTTACCCTGTAAAATTCATCAAGGTTGGATGAGAAGATGGCCAGGAACCTTATCCGTTCAATTAAGGGTACAGCCGGGTCGGCAGCTTCCTGCAAAACCCTGTCGTTAAAGTATAGCCAGCTTATTTCCCGATTAATTAAAGGAATGTTTTTAGTATCCATATATGCCCTGCTCTACAAAACTGCTTATTTATTTGTTAATTTTATATTAACTTATTGGTATTTTAATGTGTGCTTTATATTAAGTACAATAAACAGCGCCAATATATGTGGCTAATACAAATCAAACATTAGCTTTGTATTAATTATTAAAACCAAAAAATATGCCCTCATTTGATATTGTAAGCAAAATAGATGGCCAAACGCTTGATAATGCTATTAACGTTGCCAAAAAAGAGATTTTAAACCGTTACGATTTCAACGACTCTAAAAGCACCATTGAACTGGACAAAAAAACCAACCAGATAGACATACTTACCGAAAACGACATGCGCGTAAAAGCCATTGAAGGCGCAATTATTAGCCGCATGGTTAAACAGGGCCTTGACGCTAAAGCGCTTGATTTTGGAAAGGAACATTACGCATCGGGCAACATGATACGTAAAGAAATAAAGATAAAAGAAGGTATTGATAAAGAAGCGGCCAAAAAGATAGTGAAGAAGATAAAGGATAGCGGCCTTAAAGTACAGGCATCTATTATGGACGACCAGGTGCGTGTACAAGCCAAAAAGATAGATGACCTGCAAGCGGTTATCAGCCTGTGCCGTAAAGAAGATTTTGGCCAGCCCGTGCAGTATATTAATATGAGGGATTAGGCCTCACCCCATCCCTCTCGTTAGGAGAGGGAGCTTTATAAATTTTCAAGTTCTTTCCTTTGGAGAAGGCTGGGTGAGCAAAAAAAAAGACCGCCCCATTATAGGGCGGCCTTTCTAACTAAACCAACTTTTATGAAAACAATCTTTAGTTGCCCCGTATAAACAGACCGGGGCTTTTTGCTTTTGCCTGTGGGCTTTCAGCTTACTTTACAGCTATTTCTCTTGATTGAAATTTAGCTTCTTCTCTTTTAGCTACAGTTAACCTTAATATACCATCGGTATAATCAGCTTCGATTTTTGAATGGTCGGCGCTATCAGGTAAGGTGAATGACCTTACAAATGAGCTGTAGCTGTACTCGCGTTTGCTGTATTTTTTAGATTCAGCAGTTTCTTCACTTTTATTTTCGGCTGATATAGTTAAAATGTTCTTGTCAAGGTTGATCTTAAAATCTTCCTTTTTTAAGCCCGGTACAGCCAATTCGATATGGAATTCGTTATCGTTTTCGGCAATGTTAACCGCAGGTACGCGGGTTACCAATTTGTCGCTTAAAAATGTATCGTTCAATATCGAATCGAATACATCGTTAAAGAATGGGCTTGCATTACTTTTTAGTCCGTTGTTAAATTTTACCAGTGTCATTTTTATAGTCTCCTTAAAATTTTGTTTTACTATTTTCGTAAACTGTATAATCAACACTTATACCAATACGTTTTTAAATACTTTTAGCGACATAATGTCGTTACTTTTAAAATTTACCCGACAAAAAGTCTTAAAATGGCTGAAAAAATATCAGATTATAAGTTTAAAACTGCTATCACCATTCGGTTTTCGGATATAGATGCAGTTGGCCACGTAAATAATGCAGTATACCTTACTTATTTTGAAGCGGCTCGTTTTAACTATTGGCGCGAGGTTACCAATTTAGATGTGAAGGAAACAGACATTATTGTAGGCCGGTCAGAGATCAATTATTTAAAGCCCGTAACCATTAACGACCAATTATTATGCTACGTAAGGGTGATACGGATTGGCAACAGCAGTTTTGATGTTATGCACGTGCTTACAAAAATCACGGATAAGGGCGAAGAAATATGTACTACCTGTAAAACAGTATGCATCAGCTACGATTATGATACCAATAAATCGATGCCTATTCCTGCAGAGGGGCGCCGAAAAATGATTGAATATGACGAGCCAAGGCTGATATTAAATACAAATTAGATGTGCAGATGTGCAAATTTCAGATGTGCAGATGCCTGTCAGTCGATTTTTTCATCTGCATATCTGCACATCTGAAATTTGAAATCGGTTAAAATATCTTTCCTGGATTCAATATACCGTTAGGGTCAAATACCGCTTTTATACCTTTCCAAATGGCAAAGTGTAGTGGCGTATATTTTAGGTGCATAAAATCTTTTTGAACCAGGCCAATGCCATGCTCGCCGGATATGGTGCCGCCTAAGTTTACCGTTAGTTCAAATATTTCGGTGATGCCATCTTTTAATTTGCTGTTCCAGTCGGCATCACTCATGCTTTCTTTAATAATGTTTACATGCAGGTTGCCATCGCCGGCATGGCCATAGCAAACGGATGAAAAGCCGTACTTAGCCCCTACCTCTTTAATGCCTTTTATAAGTAATGGCAAAGCAGCACGTGGCACAACAGTGTCTTCTTCTTTGTAAACCGAGTTTGATTTAACAGAAACGGCCATGGTGCGCCTAACGCGCCATATCTCCTCTTTTTGGGCCGATGAATCGGCAAATAATACATCCTGGCAATTATGCTGCTCTAAAACGGTATTTATCTGCTCGCAATCGGCAAATATTACATCCTGGTTAGTGCCGTCAACTTCTATTAACAAAAATGCTTCGATACCATCTTTCAGATCGAAGGTAATGCCATCGTGCTGTATTACCCATTCAATGCCCCGGCGCTCCATAAACTCAACCGCCGATGGTATTACACCTGCCCTAAAAATAGCCGATACAGCGGCGCAGGCATCCTCGTTGGTTGGGAACGATGCCAGCATCAACGCGTCTAAAGTTGGTTTAGGTATTAATTTAGTTACTATTTTGGTAACGATACCCAGCGTACCCTCCGAGCCTATTAACAATTGCGTAAGGTTATAACCTGATGCATATTTAAGTGTATTAGCTCCCGTCCATATCACATCGCCGTTAGGCAATACTACTTCTAAATTCAATATATATTCGCGTATGGTGCCATATTTAACAACCCTTGGGCCGCCGGAGCAATTAGCCACATTGCCGCCAATAAAGCAACTGCCTTTACTTGCCGGGTCAACAGGATAAAGCAGGCCTTTTTGCGCCACGGCATCAATAAATGTTTCGGTAATTACGCCGGGCTCTACTGTAGCCTGCAGGTTTTGCTCATCAATATTCAGGATGTTATTAAAACGCTCCATTGATAGCATCAGGCCGCCGTTTATGGCCAGTGCGCCACCTGCTAAACCGGTTCCGGCCCCGCGTGGTGTTACAGGTATTAAATGCTCATTGCAAAGTTTCATCAATGCCGACACTTGCTCAACAATTGATGGCTTTACGACTACTTCGGGGTAGTAAACAAGGTCTTCGGTTTCATCGTGGCTATAGTTCTCAATAGCAGTTTTCTCGGTCAATACGGCTCCGGCTCCAGCAATAGCGGTTATTGCCGCCAATATATCCCCGGTAATTTTATTGTAGGTCATGGTTATTACTTATGGTAATTAAGCGTGATCACCGAATATTTAACAGGCCCTTTAAACGGTGGGTTAAGCTTGCGGATGGTTACTTCGGCTGTTTGTATAAAAGTAAAGGCCGTGGTAACACGTGTTAGTATGGCTTGCGCCACAGTTTCGATCAGTTTTTTGGGTTCCTGCATTTCTGCGTCGGCAATCTCATAAAGGGTTTCGTAGTTTACTGTATGGCTAATGTTATCGTCGCTAAGATTTGTACCTGTATCAAAGGCCACCTGTATATCCACCAAAAAATGAGTGCCTGTTAATTGCTCTTCGGGGTAAAAACCATGGTATGCAAAAAACTCAGCGCCTTGTAAACCTACTGTTATCATACTTCAAAAGTAGTGGTTTATTTGATTTACAAGGGCAGGTTTAATAATTTATAAAATATTTATTAAGCTATTTTTTTATAAAAAATAGCTTTAAACCGTTTAAACCTGCTTTTTGATATAAAGTGCCCTGTGGTATTCAAAAACAAGGATTTTACTGTGTTTAACTACAGGCCAAATGCTATATATTTGGCCAACCAATTGATGATTTTATGGCAAAGACCGACCTTTACGAAGCACCTGATTATTACCTTTTAGACGAACTGCTAACCGAAGAACATAAGCTGATCCGCACATCGGTACGCGATTGGGTGAAGAAGGAATTGAGCCCTATAATTGAAGACTACGCCCAAAAGGCTGAGTTTCCGAAACAACTGATTGGCGGCCTTGCCGAGATAGGTGCCTTTGGCCCTACTATACCGGTTGAATATGGCGGCGCGGGTTTAGATTACATGGCCTATGGTATCATTATGCAGGAGATAGAGCGTGGCGATTCGGGCATTCGTTCGGCGGCATCGGTGCAGGGCTCGTTGGTGATGTATCCTATCAATGCTTATGGGTCGGAAGAACAAAAAATGAAATACCTGCCTAAATTGGCTTCGGGGGAATTGATGGGTTGCTTTGGATTAACAGAACCCGACCATGGATCAAACCCGGGCGGTATGACCACCAATATTAAAGATGCAGGCGACCATTATATACTTAACGGTGCCAAAATGTGGATATCAAACGCCCCGTTTGCCGACATTGCCATTGTTTGGGCTAAAGACGAGAGCGGTAAGATACGCGGCCTGATTGCCGAACGCGGCATGGAAGGTTTTACCACTCCCGAAACACATAACAAGTGGTCGTTACGCGCATCGGCAACCGGCGAGTTGGTTTTTGATAACGTAAAGATCCCGAAGGAAAATATTTTGCCTAATGTAGCCGGTTTAAAAGGGCCGTTAGGTTGCTTAAACCAGGCCCGTTATGGTATTGCATGGGGTGCCTTAGGCGCCGCTATGGATTGCTACGACACCGCGCTGCGTTACTCAAAGGAACGCGTACAATTTGGCCGCCCTATAGCGGGTTTTCAGCTACAGCAAAAAAAACTTGCCGAAATGATAACGGAAATAACCAAAGGTCAGCTGTTGGTTTGGCGTTTGGCAACGTTAAAAAACGAGAACCGTGCAACAGCCGCCCAAATATCAATGGCAAAACGCAACAGCGTAGAGATAGCTATTAATATAGCCCGCGAAGCGCGACAGATGCTTGGAGGGATGGGTATAACCGGTGAGTACCCAATAATGAGGCACATGATGAACCTGGAATCGGTAATTACTTATGAGGGCACACACGATATTCATTTGCTGATAACCGGTATGGATGTGACCGGCGAGGACGCGTTTAAATAAAACTGAAAAAAATTATAGCTATAGGTAGTACGAATTTGCGCAATAATATTATATTTGTGCTTATCCTGTTAACTACTGAACATTGACGCTTATTAAAGATAACACCGCCAAAAGTATATTGCGGCATTGTTGGCTTTATGCTTTTTTAATTGTTTTAGCGGCGTGTCAGCAAAAAACAACAACCGATAAGGGCGACTATTCAAACGAGTTTTTACCTATTCTATCTAAAGTAGACAAATATTGGGGTTCAAAAAGCCCCGAATACAGCCTTCACTTTCTCGACTCCTCATTAAATAAGCTACCTAATGCTACCGTTAGCGATCGTTTTAGGACGTACGCCACGCATTATGTGTATTGGCAAAAATTTAAGCACGATTATAACAAAAGCATTGTATATGCCGATAGTATGCTGGCCATGGCCAATAAAAGCATCAATAAAAAGCAATATTCATCGCTTTATGCCGAGGCTAACTTTGCACGCGGCGATGCGTATTTTGAACTTAACCAGTTTACAGATGCATACCAATCGTACTACCAGGGTTACCTAACCGGTAAAAACTATGTTAATATAGCCGCACTGGCCGATTATACTTACCGCATGGGTATGATAATGTACAAAAAAGGCCATTACAAGTTAGCTGCTAAGTATTTTAAAGATAGCTTTAACCAAAACATTACCCAGGGCCTTACAACCAATAAGGATTTTGTGGGATTTTACCGCACACAGGAGCTTTTAGATAATATTGGCTTAAGCTATAGGCACAACAACGAGAATGACAGTGCCATTGTATACTTTGACAAGGCATTAAAATATATAAACGCTAATGCCTATAAATTCCCCGACCGTAAACAGCATTTAGAAATGGCCCTGGGCGTTGTTTATGGTAACAAGGCCGAAGTTTATATACAAAAAGGTAATAACCTGCCGGCCATCGAACTGCTTAAAAAGAGCATCAGTATTAACCTTAAACCGGGTTACGACAACCACGACGCGGAGTTAACCGAAGTTAAACTGGGGCAATTGTACCTTAAACAAAACGAAGGCGACTCTTTGATTACCTTACTGGGCGATTTACGCAACCAGTTAGATACGGTTAAAAACCCTGATGCCGAGGCCGATTATAACCGCTTGCTGGGTAATTACTACATTACGAAAGGCGATTTGCGCAAAGCTATAGACCATATACAGCTATACAACACACAAAAAGATTCGATAGCTAAGATATCCAGTTTGCTGATGGAAACAGATGTGAACCAGCAGCTGGCCAATTACGAGAAACAACACGAAATAGACCTGCTAAGCAACAATAACAAGCTACAGGTGATATACTTATATGTAAGTATATTCTTTGCGGTAATGTCGCTTATTATCATCTTTTTGGTGGTGCGTAACTGGCGGCGGTCAAAAAAGGATGTGCAGGTTGTGAATGTATTAAACCAGCAAATTAATGAGCAGAACAGTGTTTTGGAGGATGCCTTAACCGAAATAAAACTAAGCAGTCAGGAAAAAGACCGCATTTTACGTACAGTAGCTCACGATTTACGTAACCCTATAGGTGGCATCGCATCATTAACAACCATGATGGCTGATGACGAGTATACCGATGAGCAAAAAGAACTGATCAATCTGGTAAAGGAAACCTCGTTTAACTCGCTTGAGCTGATCAACGAAATTTTAGAGGCAACCAACATGAATTCGGTTAACCTTAACCTTGAGCAGGTTGAAATAAATTCGCTGGTAAGCAATAGTGTAGAGCTATTACGTTTTAAAGCCGCCGAAAAAGGCCAAACGATCCTGCTGGAAACGTTAGATAAGCAGCAAGAATTATACATTAGCCGCGAAAAAATATGGCGCGTGATAAGCAACCTGATAAGTAATGCCATTAAGTTTAGCCCAACCGGCGCAACTATAAATGTAAAAGTTACCCAGCAAACCAACCAGGTTGTTATAGTTGTTAAAGATCATGGTATAGGCATCCCCGAGAAACTAAGAGACCAGGTATTTAATATGTTTACCAGTGCCCAAAGGCCGGGTACCAATGGCGAAAAATCATTCGGGCTGGGCCTGTCTATCTGCAGGCAAATAATGGAGAAACACAACGGTAAAATATGGTTTGATAGCGAAATTAACCAGGGCACTACTTTTTACATTAGTTTGCCCTTATCAACAGCTAACAACCCTGCCAACCTACCGCAGCAGGTTAGCGTACCAGTGGCCTGACGCTTTTATGATGCGTTGCTGCGTTTTAAAATCCACGTATATTAAACCAAAGCGGGGGTGAAAACCCTCCGCCCATTCAAAGTTATCGGTTAAGGTCCAAACAAAGTAGCCGTCAACCCTGCACCCCTCCTGCTTAGCTTTTAATACTTGTTGTAAATGTGTTTGCAGGTAGGTTACACGTTTGGTATCATCAACTTTTCCATCAATAACTGTATCCGGGAAAGCCGCGCCATTTTCAGTTACTATCAGCTTTTTAATTTGCGGGTAGGCGTTAAACTTTTTAAGCATATGGTAAATGGCAGGCGGGTGTACCTCCCACTTCATTTCTGTTAGCTCTACATTTCTATTTTCGGCTTTTACAAGGCTGGCCCATATATATGGCGTAAAAAACGAATGCTTTACAATTTCGCGTGTATAATTTTGTATGCCTATAAAATCAAAATCAAATTTAATATCGGCCTCATCTCCGGGCTGTATAAACTTTTTAATTCCCCTTAATGCCGTAACCTCTTCTGTTGGGTAGCCAAGGCCTAAAAGCGGCTCAATAAACAAACGGTTAATAAGGGCATCAGCACGCTTTGCCGCGTTAATATGCCTTTTGCTTTGCCCGTATGGCTCAATATGCGAGCAGGAGAATGTATTGCCTATTTGTGCCTGTGGTAACAACTTGCGCAATATACGTGCGCCCGCAACTATGCTTAAAACTACGTGATGTATGGCGGGTAAAAAATTACTTAAACCGGTGCGACCGGGCGCGTGTATGCCTAAAAAATATCCTGCACCGGTAAACACAGCAGGCTCATTCATTACCATCCAGTGTTTTACACGGTCGCCAAAGCTGTTGGCGCATATGGTT
This portion of the Inquilinus sp. KBS0705 genome encodes:
- a CDS encoding Hsp20/alpha crystallin family protein; translated protein: MTLVKFNNGLKSNASPFFNDVFDSILNDTFLSDKLVTRVPAVNIAENDNEFHIELAVPGLKKEDFKINLDKNILTISAENKSEETAESKKYSKREYSYSSFVRSFTLPDSADHSKIEADYTDGILRLTVAKREEAKFQSREIAVK
- the folB gene encoding dihydroneopterin aldolase gives rise to the protein MITVGLQGAEFFAYHGFYPEEQLTGTHFLVDIQVAFDTGTNLSDDNISHTVNYETLYEIADAEMQEPKKLIETVAQAILTRVTTAFTFIQTAEVTIRKLNPPFKGPVKYSVITLNYHK
- the ppk1 gene encoding polyphosphate kinase 1; amino-acid sequence: MDTKNIPLINREISWLYFNDRVLQEAADPAVPLIERIRFLAIFSSNLDEFYRVRVATLSRLANLNEKAKEILGYNPKKVLAQIKTIVVKQERKFNHLYEDIIVKELAEEKIFLLNDKQLNVTRGEFVKSFFREKLLSTLVPIMLDDTLPMPELRDRAIYFFVKLTNGKKSRFALIEFPDNLPRFLVLPETNNLKFIILLDDIIRYNLEDIFFIFDHDNIEAYSLQLTRDAELDLDKEVSVKFIDALAKSLQKRSKGKPMRLLYDGEMPEEMLNYLVKKMKLGKENLIPGNRYHNFKNFIAFPNVGRPDLEYTKNLPLAVDGLSFGKSLMGMIAKKDFLISTPYQSFDYVIHFLREAAIDPKVKEISITVYRLAENSKIIHALINAAKNGKRVYCLVELRARFDESNNIYWSNRLEEGGVNVLYGMDGYKVHSKICLVTRMEKGKQAYYACLSTGNFNEKTAAIYADHTLLTANKKITADLVNIFRALNKNTLPKGLKNLIVSPIDSRPNIYQLIDNEIKLAKAGKKAYMIFKMNSLADEQLIAKLYQASNAGVRIKLIVRGMCCLIPGVKGCSENIKIISIVDKYLEHSRVHIYGNGGNELIYLTSADFMTRNIDNRVEVGFPIYDESLKKEVRDIIDIQLRDNTKAREITGTSVNKYQKTKEETLTRAQIDIYNYLKNKNTIN
- a CDS encoding acyl-CoA thioesterase; the encoded protein is MAEKISDYKFKTAITIRFSDIDAVGHVNNAVYLTYFEAARFNYWREVTNLDVKETDIIVGRSEINYLKPVTINDQLLCYVRVIRIGNSSFDVMHVLTKITDKGEEICTTCKTVCISYDYDTNKSMPIPAEGRRKMIEYDEPRLILNTN
- a CDS encoding beta-glucosidase, whose amino-acid sequence is MDTSNSGLHLTKQLFGDTFAWGVSTAALQIEGSCDADGKGPSIWDTFSAKKGKILNGDTPLTACDFYKEYQRDIDLVKELNIPNFRFSIAWSRILPEGTGEINQAGIDHYNKVIDYCLAQGVDPWLTVYHWDLPQALEDKGGWTNREIVDWFSNYVTICANSFGDRVKHWMVMNEPAVFTGAGYFLGIHAPGRTGLSNFLPAIHHVVLSIVAGARILRKLLPQAQIGNTFSCSHIEPYGQSKRHINAAKRADALINRLFIEPLLGLGYPTEEVTALRGIKKFIQPGDEADIKFDFDFIGIQNYTREIVKHSFFTPYIWASLVKAENRNVELTEMKWEVHPPAIYHMLKKFNAYPQIKKLIVTENGAAFPDTVIDGKVDDTKRVTYLQTHLQQVLKAKQEGCRVDGYFVWTLTDNFEWAEGFHPRFGLIYVDFKTQQRIIKASGHWYANLLR
- a CDS encoding FAD-binding protein → MTYNKITGDILAAITAIAGAGAVLTEKTAIENYSHDETEDLVYYPEVVVKPSIVEQVSALMKLCNEHLIPVTPRGAGTGLAGGALAINGGLMLSMERFNNILNIDEQNLQATVEPGVITETFIDAVAQKGLLYPVDPASKGSCFIGGNVANCSGGPRVVKYGTIREYILNLEVVLPNGDVIWTGANTLKYASGYNLTQLLIGSEGTLGIVTKIVTKLIPKPTLDALMLASFPTNEDACAAVSAIFRAGVIPSAVEFMERRGIEWVIQHDGITFDLKDGIEAFLLIEVDGTNQDVIFADCEQINTVLEQHNCQDVLFADSSAQKEEIWRVRRTMAVSVKSNSVYKEEDTVVPRAALPLLIKGIKEVGAKYGFSSVCYGHAGDGNLHVNIIKESMSDADWNSKLKDGITEIFELTVNLGGTISGEHGIGLVQKDFMHLKYTPLHFAIWKGIKAVFDPNGILNPGKIF
- a CDS encoding acyl-CoA dehydrogenase, producing the protein MAKTDLYEAPDYYLLDELLTEEHKLIRTSVRDWVKKELSPIIEDYAQKAEFPKQLIGGLAEIGAFGPTIPVEYGGAGLDYMAYGIIMQEIERGDSGIRSAASVQGSLVMYPINAYGSEEQKMKYLPKLASGELMGCFGLTEPDHGSNPGGMTTNIKDAGDHYILNGAKMWISNAPFADIAIVWAKDESGKIRGLIAERGMEGFTTPETHNKWSLRASATGELVFDNVKIPKENILPNVAGLKGPLGCLNQARYGIAWGALGAAMDCYDTALRYSKERVQFGRPIAGFQLQQKKLAEMITEITKGQLLVWRLATLKNENRATAAQISMAKRNSVEIAINIAREARQMLGGMGITGEYPIMRHMMNLESVITYEGTHDIHLLITGMDVTGEDAFK
- a CDS encoding GHKL domain-containing protein, with the protein product MTLIKDNTAKSILRHCWLYAFLIVLAACQQKTTTDKGDYSNEFLPILSKVDKYWGSKSPEYSLHFLDSSLNKLPNATVSDRFRTYATHYVYWQKFKHDYNKSIVYADSMLAMANKSINKKQYSSLYAEANFARGDAYFELNQFTDAYQSYYQGYLTGKNYVNIAALADYTYRMGMIMYKKGHYKLAAKYFKDSFNQNITQGLTTNKDFVGFYRTQELLDNIGLSYRHNNENDSAIVYFDKALKYINANAYKFPDRKQHLEMALGVVYGNKAEVYIQKGNNLPAIELLKKSISINLKPGYDNHDAELTEVKLGQLYLKQNEGDSLITLLGDLRNQLDTVKNPDAEADYNRLLGNYYITKGDLRKAIDHIQLYNTQKDSIAKISSLLMETDVNQQLANYEKQHEIDLLSNNNKLQVIYLYVSIFFAVMSLIIIFLVVRNWRRSKKDVQVVNVLNQQINEQNSVLEDALTEIKLSSQEKDRILRTVAHDLRNPIGGIASLTTMMADDEYTDEQKELINLVKETSFNSLELINEILEATNMNSVNLNLEQVEINSLVSNSVELLRFKAAEKGQTILLETLDKQQELYISREKIWRVISNLISNAIKFSPTGATINVKVTQQTNQVVIVVKDHGIGIPEKLRDQVFNMFTSAQRPGTNGEKSFGLGLSICRQIMEKHNGKIWFDSEINQGTTFYISLPLSTANNPANLPQQVSVPVA
- a CDS encoding YajQ family cyclic di-GMP-binding protein; the protein is MPSFDIVSKIDGQTLDNAINVAKKEILNRYDFNDSKSTIELDKKTNQIDILTENDMRVKAIEGAIISRMVKQGLDAKALDFGKEHYASGNMIRKEIKIKEGIDKEAAKKIVKKIKDSGLKVQASIMDDQVRVQAKKIDDLQAVISLCRKEDFGQPVQYINMRD